In Excalfactoria chinensis isolate bCotChi1 chromosome 5, bCotChi1.hap2, whole genome shotgun sequence, a single genomic region encodes these proteins:
- the LOC140253425 gene encoding transmembrane protein 151B-like, with product MSSEVEAEAAAESGPGNSPAPGPAAAEREEQRPVKQSLSACMCRESHWKCLLLSILMYGCLGAVAWCQLARVTKLSFDSSFKGKSMIYHDSPCSDGYVYIPLAFLSMLYVVYLVECWHCHVKRELQYKADVDSVYECINRMQQATPCIWWKAISYHFVRRTRQVTRYRNGDAYTTTQVYHERVNTHVAEAEFDYSHCGYKDISKELLGLESYTATKLRFTKCFSFANIESENSYLTQRAHFFTEIEGLDDYMEVREGMQLKNVDFKELMMAYGDPDHLPWYVSHYAFWVAAILMISWPLRVLIEYRTAYVHYHVEKLLGLEYTAPTTTEEPLYRYRMPRDATQDSTELEWHICTNRQLIPSYSEAMLMDLADSPAYNSYTVCRYSEVTHGCERCNHASSTSSIFSRHAFHSCSGNSRLSLNTSRFSLCRIHGSHRTGLWRSRSSSIADRGCHDEQCCSYSSQLAVNENPPTYHDARFFPVLIVHRPEGHDAQPFYVRRSSCLETSL from the exons ATGTCCTCGGAGGTGGAAGCCGAGGCGGCTGCTGAGAGCGGGCCGGGCAACAGCCCCGCGCCGGGGCCGGCCGCCGCCGAGCGGGAGGAG CAACGCCCCGTGAAGCAATCCCTGAGTGCCTGCATGTGCAGAGAGTCACACTGGAAAtgcctcctcctctccatccTCATGTATGGTTGCCTGGGAGCAGTGGCCTGGTGTCAGCTGGCTCGAGTCACCAAGCTCAGCTTCGACAGCTCCTTCAAGGGCAAGTCCATGATCTACCACGACAGTCCCTGCTCAGATGGCTATGTCTacatcccactggccttcctTTCCATGCTGTATGTGGTGTACCTGGTGgagtgctggcactgccatgTCAAGAGAGAGCTGCAGTACAAGGCTGATGTGGACAGTGTCTACGAATGTATCAACCGCATGCAGCAAGCCACTCCGTGCATCTGGTGGAAGGCCATCAGCTACCACTTTGTACGGAGAACCCGGCAGGTAACCCGGTACCGCAATGGAGATGCCTACACCACCACCCAAGTCTACCACGAAAGGGTCAACACCCACGTGGCCGAAGCTGAGTTTGACTACTCTCACTGTGGATACAAGGACATCTCCAAAGAACTCCTGGGCCTGGAGAGCTACACGGCCACAAAGCTGAGGTTCACCAAATGCTTCAGCTTTGCCAACATTGAGTCTGAGAACTCTTATCTGACACAAAGGGCTcacttcttcacagaaataGAGGGGCTGGATGACTACATGGAGGTAAGGGAAGGCATGCAGCTAAAAAATGTGGACTTTAAAGAGCTCATGATGGCCTATGGGGACCCAGATCACCTCCCATGGTATGTGTCCCACTATGCTTTCTGGGTGGCAGCCATCCTGATGATCTCATGGCCTCTCAGGGTACTCATAGAGTATCGGACTGCATATGTCCACTACCATGTGGAAAAGCTTCTGGGCCTGGAATACACAGCACCCACCACGACGGAGGAGCCCCTCTACCGTTACCGCATGCCCCGGGATGCCACGCaggacagcacagagctggagtGGCACATCTGCACCAACCGGCAGCTGATCCCCAGCTACTCGGAGGCTATGCTAATGGACCTGGCTGACTCCCCAGCGTACAACAGCTACACGGTGTGTCGGTACAGCGAGGTGACCCATGGCTGCGAGCGCTGCAACCATGCCTCCAGCACCTCCTCCATCTTCTCACGCCATGCTTTCCACAGCTGCAGTGGCAACTCCCGCCTGTCCCTCAACACCAGTCGCTTCTCCCTCTGCCGCATCCATGGCTCCCACAGGACAGGCCTCTGGCGGAGccgcagcagcagcattgctgaTCGGGGCTGCCACGATGAGCAATGCTGCTCCTACTCCAGCCAGCTGGCTGTCAATGAGAACCCCCCTACCTACCATGATGCCCGCTTCTTCCCTGTCTTGATTGTGCATAGGCCAGAAGGGCACGATGCACAGCCCTTCTATGTCAGACGCTCCTCCTGTTTAGAAACATCTCTGTGA